GGCCTCCGAGCGGGTGACGGCGCGGGCCGCCGACCTGGGCGTCGAGTTCGCGCCGGCCGGCCACCCGGTGACGTTTCTCTCCCTCGGCGGCCTCGGGCCCGGCGTCCCCGTGCGGGCGACCGTCTCGTCCTTCGGCCCCCGCCTCATGGCCAAGGTGCTCGGTGCGAACGAGACGCAGGCGTCGTCGCTGTCGCTGGTGTTCCACTACGCCGACACCGCCGGGCTCGCCCTGCTGGACCTCTCCGACCTGCGGGCCGTCCTCGTCCACCTCACCAGCGACGAGGGGAAGAAGGACCTGGCCGGGATCGGCGGCATCTCGCCGGCCACCGCCGGCGTGCTGCTCCGCTCGGTGACCGAGCTGGCCAACCAGGGCGGCGACGAGTTCTTCGGCGAGCCGGAGCTGGACGTCCACGACCTGCTGCGGACGACGGCCGAGGGGCGCGGCGTCATCAGCTGCCTGGAGCTGGCGGCCGTCCAGGACAAGCCCAAGCTGTTCTCGACGTTCCTCATGTGGCTGCTGGCCGAGCTGTTCGAGGAGCTGCCGGAGGTCGGCGACCTCGACCGTCCGAAGCTGGTGTTCTTCTTCGACGAGGCCCACCTGCTGTTCGAGGACGCCTCGCCCGAGTTCCTCGACCAGGTGGCCCAGACCGTGCGCCTCATCCGCTCCAAGGGCGTGGGCGTGTTCTTCGTCACCCAGCTCCCCGACGACGTCCCCGGCGAGGTCCTGGCCCAGCTGGGCAACCGGGTGCAGCACGCCCTGCGGGCCTTCACGCCCCGCGACGCCAAGGCGCTGAAGGCGGCGGTCACCACCTATCCGAAGACCGGCGACTACGACCTGGAGGAGGACCTCACCCAGCTGGGGACGGGCGAGGCCATGGTGACGATCCTCTCCGAGCGGGGCGCCCCCACGCCGGTGGTGTGGACCCGGCTGCTCCCGCCCACCTCGCTCATGGCCGCCATCGACGAGGCCGACGTCGACCGCCTCGCCCGCGACTCGTCCCTGTGGCCGACGTACTCCGAGGAGGTCGACCGGGAGTCGGCCCGGGAGCGGCTGGCGGCCAAGACGTCGGCGGGCGCCGGCCCAGAGCCCGACGACGCCGGGGCGGAGGCGTCCGACGGGGAGCCGGCGGGGAAGCGGCGGCCCGCTCCCCGGCCCCAGCCCAGGGGGAAGAAGAAGGACGAGAACGCGGTGGTCGGCTACCTCAAGAGCCGGGAGGGCCGTTCGATGATCAACACCGTGGCCCGGGGCGTGTTCGGCCTCCTGAAGAAGCGCCGGTAGGGGCTCCCGGCGGCCCGGCGGCCGGGCGGCGGCGCGCCGGCGGTCGGGGCGGTCAGGCGGCGGGGTCGCCGAACACGACCGTCACCCGCTCGAACCCGAGCGAGCCGAGCATGCTCTCCAGCATGGCCCGGGTGTTCTCCTCGGCCCGGTCGACCACGCCCGCGTCGCGGGCCGCCGCCTCCAGCTTGTCCTCGGCCAGGAGGAACAGCTGGCGCTCGCCCGTCGGGGTGTCGGAGAAGACGCCTCCGAGGCGGTCGAGGAGGCCCCGCTCCCGGGCCACGACCCGGCTGGCCTCGGTGTCGAGGTGGGCGTCGGAGAGCTGGGCGTGGGGCAGGGTGACGGTGACCGACTCGCCGTCGGGCGACACGGTGATGGCGCCCGAGCCGATGCCGGTGAAGTCCACCCAGGCGTCGACGCGGCCGGCGGCGACGAAGAGCGTCCGCTCGCCCCGGATGAAGTCGGGCATGTACCTGGCGTCCTTCTCCAGGTCGACGACGACCTGGAAGTTCCCCGAGGCCGCCTGGTAGCGGCTCAGGTCCTCCACCGCCTTGAGCACGGCCGGACCGGTCCGGTCCACCGTCTCGGTGGCGAAGGGGTTGGGGAACGAGGGGAGGAGGTCGAGGAAGCGGTCGGCGCCGAGGAACGCGAGGATCGCCACGGCCGCCACCGCCACCGGGCGGCGCCGGCGCCGCGGCTCGCGCTCGGGTGCCCCCACGCGGGCGGCCCGCTCCCGCTCGCGCGTGAGGACGGCCATGGCGCGAGTGTGGCACACCCCCGGAGTTGTGCGGACGGGCCGCCCGGCCGCGCCCGGTGCCTACGGCTCGGCCGGCTCGGCGACGTCCCGGTCCCGCTCCCAGCCCTCGTTCTGGACGACGATCCGTTCGAAGGCGACGCCGTCGTCGGCGGCGTCGAGCACGGGCAGGGCCTCGTACTCCGAGACCCAGCACCGGTACACCTTGTACGACAGGACGACCTGGCCGGCCTCGTTCAGCAGCTCCACGACCAGGTCCTTGCGGAAGTTGCGCAGCGCCGCCTCCATGCCGAGGCCGGCGCCCAGCCGCCACGCCCGGTCGGCCCACTGCTCGAACTCGGGGTCGTGGGTGACGCCCCGCTCCAGCACGAGGGGGGCGAACTCGGTGCGGCCCGGCGACTTCCGGGTCGTGGTCGGGTCGGCCCCCGACCGGTGCTCCACCACCTCGGTCACCCGCCGCAGCGGACCCACCCGGCTGACCCCCGCCACGTACCGGCCGTCCCACCTCACCCGGAACTTGTGGCGCTTGTAGGGGTCGAACCGGTGGGGGTTGACGGTGAACGGCGGCACGCCGGCGACGGTAGTCGGCCGACGGCGACGGGGAGCGGACGCCCCGGGGCCGTCGGGGTCGCCGCCCCGGCCCGCCCGGCCGGTCAGTCAGTCGGCGACGACCTCGCGGCCGGCGGCGGCCAGGGCGGCGACCTCGGCCATGGC
The Acidimicrobiales bacterium DNA segment above includes these coding regions:
- a CDS encoding phage tail protein, with protein sequence MPPFTVNPHRFDPYKRHKFRVRWDGRYVAGVSRVGPLRRVTEVVEHRSGADPTTTRKSPGRTEFAPLVLERGVTHDPEFEQWADRAWRLGAGLGMEAALRNFRKDLVVELLNEAGQVVLSYKVYRCWVSEYEALPVLDAADDGVAFERIVVQNEGWERDRDVAEPAEP
- a CDS encoding DUF4230 domain-containing protein, with translation MAVLTRERERAARVGAPEREPRRRRRPVAVAAVAILAFLGADRFLDLLPSFPNPFATETVDRTGPAVLKAVEDLSRYQAASGNFQVVVDLEKDARYMPDFIRGERTLFVAAGRVDAWVDFTGIGSGAITVSPDGESVTVTLPHAQLSDAHLDTEASRVVARERGLLDRLGGVFSDTPTGERQLFLLAEDKLEAAARDAGVVDRAEENTRAMLESMLGSLGFERVTVVFGDPAA
- a CDS encoding helicase HerA-like domain-containing protein — translated: MADPEEFAARITAAYATEGAAVQLGRGMLGGATLPAAVVQLPAAMCNRHGLIAGATGTGKTKTLQLLAEQLSALGVPVFAADVKGDLTGLTRPGEASERVTARAADLGVEFAPAGHPVTFLSLGGLGPGVPVRATVSSFGPRLMAKVLGANETQASSLSLVFHYADTAGLALLDLSDLRAVLVHLTSDEGKKDLAGIGGISPATAGVLLRSVTELANQGGDEFFGEPELDVHDLLRTTAEGRGVISCLELAAVQDKPKLFSTFLMWLLAELFEELPEVGDLDRPKLVFFFDEAHLLFEDASPEFLDQVAQTVRLIRSKGVGVFFVTQLPDDVPGEVLAQLGNRVQHALRAFTPRDAKALKAAVTTYPKTGDYDLEEDLTQLGTGEAMVTILSERGAPTPVVWTRLLPPTSLMAAIDEADVDRLARDSSLWPTYSEEVDRESARERLAAKTSAGAGPEPDDAGAEASDGEPAGKRRPAPRPQPRGKKKDENAVVGYLKSREGRSMINTVARGVFGLLKKRR